The following coding sequences lie in one Gemmatimonadota bacterium genomic window:
- a CDS encoding glycosyltransferase family 9 protein, producing MSERPPARHQAPALRTHPPRSVLLVRLSARGDVVFATPLIRAFKRTFPEVRLTWVAEPHTADLVQHHPLLDEVLIWPRREIKSLVRRGRLLEAWRRIRAFRRELRARNFDLAIDLQGLLKSASLVWMSGAPVRVGVGAREFAHLFVHYDFFDPDLSRVSSQYLELARQLGLETDGFAMEVGVSDADGAFQSEWVDREGLAGGYAVLIPFTTWPQKHWVDERWVEVARGLEGALGLPSVLLGGPSDREALPPLLDGAPASLRDLVGRTTLGQASALVRGARLAIGVDTGLTHIALAFDVPTVCIFGPSLPYESTPTDRGVILREPLFCAPCWRKPTCGGRYTCMAMITAREVVEAARGRLG from the coding sequence GTGAGCGAGCGTCCACCCGCGCGCCACCAGGCGCCCGCACTCCGGACGCACCCGCCGCGGTCCGTGCTGCTGGTGCGCCTGAGCGCCCGCGGCGACGTGGTCTTCGCCACTCCCTTGATTCGCGCCTTCAAGCGCACCTTCCCGGAGGTTCGCCTCACCTGGGTGGCCGAGCCCCACACGGCGGACCTGGTGCAGCACCATCCGCTGCTCGACGAGGTCCTCATCTGGCCGCGGCGTGAGATCAAGTCACTGGTCCGGCGGGGCCGCCTGCTGGAGGCCTGGAGGCGCATCCGCGCGTTCCGACGGGAGCTGCGCGCGAGGAACTTCGATCTGGCCATCGATCTGCAGGGCCTGCTCAAGAGCGCGTCGTTGGTATGGATGTCCGGTGCCCCGGTGCGAGTCGGCGTGGGCGCTCGCGAGTTCGCCCATCTGTTCGTGCACTACGACTTCTTCGACCCGGACCTCTCCCGCGTTTCCTCGCAGTATCTGGAGCTCGCGCGCCAGCTGGGGTTGGAGACGGACGGCTTCGCCATGGAAGTGGGCGTCTCCGACGCCGACGGTGCGTTCCAGTCGGAATGGGTGGACCGGGAGGGGCTCGCGGGGGGATACGCCGTGCTGATTCCCTTCACCACCTGGCCTCAGAAGCACTGGGTGGACGAGCGTTGGGTGGAGGTGGCACGCGGTCTGGAAGGCGCGCTGGGCCTGCCCTCCGTGCTGCTGGGCGGCCCCTCCGATCGCGAGGCCCTCCCTCCCCTGCTGGATGGGGCTCCGGCCTCGCTGCGCGATCTGGTGGGCCGCACCACGTTGGGACAGGCCTCCGCCTTGGTGCGTGGCGCTCGGCTGGCGATCGGAGTCGACACAGGCCTCACGCACATCGCTCTCGCGTTCGACGTGCCCACGGTCTGCATCTTCGGACCGTCCCTCCCCTACGAGTCCACGCCCACCGACCGGGGCGTCATCCTACGGGAGCCGCTCTTCTGCGCGCCGTGCTGGAGAAAGCCCACCTGCGGCGGGCGCTACACGTGCATGGCCATGATCACCGCACGCGAAGTGGTGGAGGCGGCGCGCGGTCGGCTGGGTTAG
- a CDS encoding cupin domain-containing protein yields the protein MPGPVVHLSERLDALDEHWSPKVLARVNDQYVKIAKVQGEFVWHDHAEEDELFYILKGELTIEFEDGTVTLRQGDLHVVPRGVRHRPVARDECWLMLVEPVGTLHTGSERTEKTRSIEEQLE from the coding sequence ATGCCCGGCCCCGTGGTTCATCTGTCCGAACGCCTGGACGCGCTGGACGAGCACTGGTCGCCCAAGGTGCTCGCTCGCGTCAACGATCAATACGTGAAGATCGCCAAGGTCCAGGGGGAATTCGTCTGGCACGACCATGCGGAGGAGGACGAACTGTTCTACATCCTCAAGGGAGAGCTCACGATCGAGTTCGAGGATGGAACGGTGACGCTGCGCCAAGGCGATCTGCACGTGGTACCCAGGGGCGTGCGCCATCGCCCGGTGGCGCGGGACGAGTGTTGGCTCATGCTGGTGGAGCCGGTGGGAACGCTCCACACCGGGAGCGAGCGCACGGAGAAGACCAGAAGCATCGAGGAACAGCTGGAATAG
- a CDS encoding RsmD family RNA methyltransferase, which translates to MRIVRGRLANRRLTSPGGRVRPTSESVRDRWLTLLEPHLKGARVLDLFAGTGALGLEALSRGARSVDFVENGPAALHALKANVAALGVRDTTRIFKKDAIPFVEALEAGAYDIALADPPYMSGKLDRIIEAWRAVPFAHILSVEHAVTQELPERGRFVDIDDTRVTVLRARRGDASGRSGRPKEPATD; encoded by the coding sequence GTGAGGATCGTGCGCGGACGTCTCGCCAACCGCAGACTCACCTCGCCGGGCGGTCGCGTACGTCCCACCTCCGAGTCCGTTCGGGATCGCTGGCTGACCCTGTTGGAGCCCCACCTGAAGGGCGCCCGGGTGCTGGACCTGTTCGCCGGCACGGGCGCGCTCGGGCTGGAAGCCCTCTCACGGGGCGCGCGCTCGGTGGATTTCGTCGAGAACGGGCCGGCCGCGCTGCATGCCCTCAAGGCCAACGTGGCAGCGTTGGGCGTGCGGGACACGACGCGCATCTTCAAGAAGGACGCGATTCCGTTCGTGGAAGCGCTGGAGGCCGGTGCCTACGATATCGCGTTGGCCGATCCGCCATACATGTCGGGCAAGCTGGATCGCATCATCGAGGCCTGGCGCGCTGTGCCCTTCGCGCACATCCTCTCCGTGGAACATGCGGTGACGCAGGAGTTGCCCGAACGTGGCCGCTTCGTCGACATCGACGATACACGCGTGACCGTTCTGCGCGCCCGCCGCGGCGACGCGTCTGGCCGGAGCGGGCGTCCCAAAGAGCCTGCTACCGACTGA
- a CDS encoding glycosyltransferase N-terminal domain-containing protein, which translates to MGFGYDLVYLTGAVLASPVWMARMLRTDKWRTDWRARFGDGAPLPASERPTILLHGVSVGEVSSLAPVVAQLEGAGTRPVVSATTDTGLARARTLYGQRLPVVRYPFDVTRAVAQFLDRVAPAAVGLTELEVWPNFMEACEARGVPVAVISGRLSASSFERYRKVRRWVAPTFAKLAAVGAQTPEYAERFVALGVPAERVRVTDSTKWDAAPAQVDEAAAARLARALGIDRSRPLVVAGSTGPGEEARLLSELPADLQVLIAPRKPERFEEVAALEPRFVRRSTSPDGSERAAGETRFLLDSMGDLSLAYALADVAIVGRSFVDLGGSDPITPVALGCASIIGPYHANFADVVDGLAAAGALLVTERIRETVADLLADPDARAERVERGRAVIEARKGSARRSADLLRALLAVEQP; encoded by the coding sequence ATGGGTTTTGGCTACGATCTCGTGTACCTGACCGGTGCCGTGCTCGCCAGCCCGGTCTGGATGGCGCGTATGCTGCGTACCGACAAGTGGCGCACGGACTGGCGCGCCCGCTTCGGCGACGGGGCCCCCCTCCCCGCGAGCGAGCGGCCCACCATCCTGCTGCACGGCGTGAGCGTGGGTGAGGTGAGTTCCCTGGCCCCCGTCGTGGCCCAGCTGGAGGGCGCCGGGACGCGCCCGGTCGTCAGCGCCACCACCGACACGGGCTTGGCCCGAGCTCGGACGCTCTACGGCCAACGGCTGCCGGTGGTACGCTATCCGTTCGACGTGACGCGCGCGGTGGCGCAGTTCCTGGACCGCGTGGCGCCGGCTGCGGTGGGGCTCACCGAGCTGGAGGTCTGGCCGAACTTCATGGAGGCGTGCGAGGCCCGCGGCGTCCCGGTGGCCGTGATCTCGGGCCGACTGAGCGCTTCCAGCTTCGAGCGCTATAGGAAGGTGCGGCGCTGGGTTGCCCCCACTTTCGCGAAGCTGGCCGCCGTGGGGGCGCAGACGCCCGAGTATGCCGAGCGCTTCGTGGCGCTGGGCGTGCCCGCCGAGCGGGTGCGGGTCACGGACAGCACCAAGTGGGACGCGGCGCCCGCGCAGGTGGACGAAGCCGCGGCCGCACGCCTCGCGCGCGCGCTGGGCATCGACCGGAGCCGGCCCCTGGTGGTGGCAGGCTCGACCGGGCCGGGCGAGGAAGCTCGACTCCTGAGCGAGCTTCCGGCCGATCTGCAGGTGCTCATCGCGCCCCGCAAGCCTGAGCGCTTCGAGGAGGTCGCAGCCCTGGAGCCCCGCTTCGTGCGCAGGAGCACGAGCCCTGACGGAAGCGAGCGGGCCGCGGGCGAGACGCGCTTCCTGCTGGACTCGATGGGCGATCTTTCGCTGGCCTACGCGCTGGCGGACGTGGCCATCGTCGGCAGGAGCTTCGTGGACCTGGGTGGCTCCGATCCCATCACGCCGGTCGCGCTGGGATGCGCCTCGATCATCGGGCCGTACCACGCCAACTTCGCCGACGTGGTGGACGGCCTGGCTGCCGCGGGGGCGCTCCTGGTGACCGAGCGGATCCGGGAGACCGTTGCCGATCTGTTGGCGGACCCGGACGCTCGAGCGGAGCGCGTCGAACGTGGCCGTGCCGTCATCGAGGCGCGGAAGGGCTCGGCTCGGCGCAGCGCCGACCTCCTGCGGGCGTTGCTGGCGGTGGAGCAGCCGTGA
- a CDS encoding isoprenylcysteine carboxylmethyltransferase family protein: MGLSLRKIRLRLVWLLVLPFLWFAAPTPRLLAVGAAVSLLGLALRAWAAGYIHKDMELATRGPYAHVRNPLYVGSLLVGVGVTIAGGQWIFAAGFVLFYVWIYGKSARAEAEVLERKFGQQYRDYAARVPLFLPQLLPARVPGAATARFAAARWWKNREYEALLGLLGGLLFLAAKMVWWP, translated from the coding sequence GTGGGGCTGTCCCTACGCAAGATCCGGCTCCGCCTCGTCTGGCTGCTGGTCCTCCCGTTCCTGTGGTTCGCCGCGCCGACCCCGCGCCTCCTGGCCGTCGGAGCGGCGGTCTCACTGCTGGGTCTGGCCCTGCGCGCCTGGGCGGCCGGCTACATCCACAAGGACATGGAGCTGGCCACACGGGGGCCCTACGCGCATGTCCGCAATCCCCTCTACGTGGGGTCGCTGCTCGTGGGTGTGGGGGTGACCATCGCCGGTGGTCAGTGGATCTTCGCGGCGGGCTTCGTCCTGTTCTACGTCTGGATCTATGGCAAGAGCGCCCGCGCCGAGGCGGAGGTGCTGGAGAGGAAGTTCGGACAGCAGTACCGCGACTACGCAGCCCGGGTCCCCCTCTTTCTTCCGCAACTGTTGCCGGCGCGCGTGCCTGGGGCCGCCACCGCACGCTTCGCTGCGGCGCGCTGGTGGAAGAATCGTGAGTACGAGGCTCTGCTGGGGCTGCTCGGGGGCCTGCTGTTCCTGGCGGCCAAGATGGTCTGGTGGCCTTGA
- a CDS encoding DUF3108 domain-containing protein, with amino-acid sequence MKALRGWLPLLSLVIATGYGAVPAQAQANGAAPGNGGAQVDGVDDTVTWPSTHIPMPWGPGERLGYKLKFGWFNAGHGTMEVEGVENVRGKASYRIKWTLDGGLLGADVHDRYTSYVDVENITSRRFIQDIHEFRYKRHREYEIFPEEKRWERTDNDDAETMEATAPLDDIAFVYYVRALPLQVGDVDTLPLYFKDSGNPVIVKTLRIETKEVPAGKFETIVVQPLIRTSGLFGEGGKAELYFTNDERRILVYMKSELSIGSLSLHLESIEEGRPITQDFLRMQQSLLRRGQPGGP; translated from the coding sequence GTGAAGGCGCTACGCGGTTGGCTCCCGCTGTTGAGCCTGGTGATTGCGACCGGCTACGGCGCCGTGCCCGCGCAAGCGCAGGCGAACGGCGCCGCGCCAGGGAACGGAGGCGCTCAGGTGGATGGGGTCGACGACACCGTCACCTGGCCGTCGACGCACATTCCCATGCCCTGGGGTCCGGGAGAGCGCCTCGGCTACAAGCTCAAGTTCGGGTGGTTCAACGCCGGCCACGGCACCATGGAGGTAGAAGGCGTCGAGAACGTGCGGGGTAAGGCGTCGTACCGCATCAAGTGGACGCTGGACGGCGGCCTCCTGGGTGCGGACGTGCACGACCGCTATACGTCGTACGTGGACGTGGAGAACATCACCAGCCGGCGCTTCATCCAGGACATCCACGAGTTTCGCTACAAGCGACACCGGGAGTACGAGATCTTCCCGGAGGAGAAGCGCTGGGAGCGCACGGACAACGACGATGCGGAGACCATGGAGGCCACCGCACCGTTGGACGACATCGCCTTCGTCTACTACGTCCGTGCCTTGCCGTTGCAAGTCGGGGACGTGGACACTCTGCCCTTGTACTTCAAGGACAGCGGGAATCCGGTCATCGTGAAGACGCTGCGCATCGAGACCAAGGAGGTGCCGGCGGGGAAGTTCGAGACCATCGTGGTGCAGCCGTTGATCCGCACGTCCGGCTTGTTCGGGGAGGGCGGCAAGGCCGAGCTCTACTTCACCAACGACGAGCGCCGCATCCTGGTCTACATGAAGTCGGAGCTGTCCATCGGATCGCTTTCGCTCCACCTGGAGTCGATCGAGGAGGGCAGGCCCATCACGCAGGATTTCCTGCGTATGCAGCAGAGCCTCCTTCGCCGGGGGCAGCCCGGCGGCCCCTGA
- a CDS encoding glycosyltransferase family 2 protein, translating to MIYVCIPARDEARTLGVLLWKIRKVMRDFGRDYRILVHDDGSEDGTRELLERYARVVPLDVQRSPSARGYGASLRALLDRAAELSPYPKRDVVVTLQADFSESPEFVVPMIKAIEGGADLVCGTVQETTGVTRGERFTRWAALRLLKTSLRHAPVPDPFCGLRAFRVIVLKKAVRVERFEELAGLSGPAVNVELLRMLSPFARRIVESPVVVRNDRKVRPSRLRVFPALRSLNRIRRAEWRPPEDEAA from the coding sequence ATGATCTACGTCTGCATTCCCGCCCGCGACGAAGCCCGCACTCTGGGCGTGCTGTTGTGGAAGATCCGCAAGGTCATGCGGGACTTCGGGCGGGACTACCGCATCCTGGTGCACGATGACGGCTCCGAGGACGGTACCCGGGAGTTGTTGGAGCGCTACGCCCGTGTGGTCCCGTTGGACGTCCAGCGCTCCCCATCGGCCAGGGGATACGGGGCGTCCTTGAGAGCGCTGCTGGACCGGGCCGCGGAGCTCTCGCCCTATCCGAAGCGAGACGTGGTCGTCACGCTGCAGGCCGATTTCAGCGAGAGTCCCGAGTTCGTGGTCCCCATGATCAAGGCCATCGAGGGGGGCGCCGACCTGGTCTGCGGCACGGTCCAGGAAACCACTGGGGTCACCCGGGGCGAGCGCTTCACCCGCTGGGCGGCGCTCCGCCTCCTCAAGACTTCGCTGCGACATGCGCCGGTCCCCGATCCCTTCTGCGGACTCCGTGCCTTCCGGGTCATCGTCCTCAAGAAGGCGGTGCGCGTCGAGCGCTTCGAGGAGCTGGCGGGGCTCTCGGGGCCCGCGGTGAATGTGGAGCTGCTGCGGATGTTGTCGCCGTTCGCACGACGCATCGTCGAGAGCCCGGTGGTGGTGCGCAACGACCGCAAGGTGCGTCCCTCACGCCTGCGGGTCTTTCCGGCCCTGCGTTCGCTCAATCGGATTCGGCGGGCCGAGTGGCGTCCTCCCGAGGACGAAGCGGCGTGA
- a CDS encoding ABC transporter ATP-binding protein codes for MSLYLRILRYLRPHLGVFLVAAVAMFMFAALDAFSLALLIPFLQTLFGGGEVGGAAAGGRLQALLDATVGRVVDLQGAPQDAIRGIILFILVVVTLKNVFDFIQNVLVARVEQGVTRDLRNDVYDHLLDLDLAFFGRTRTGQIISRLTNDVEQLRTLVTRELAKSLSSVFEFTAAMVLMLGLSVKLTLAAFVVVPGAMGIWGPLVKKLRRGDRRVLDLAGQVSAHVQETLSGIRLVKTSSAEVHERARFRTLTGDYFRTFLRTQKWRALAGPITELFAALGTAVLLWYGARLVLVDGALSGAEFVGFLVLSMKLYSPVKYLSKLPALIQPGLVGAERVFEFMDAPIEIRDRPGARALTGFEDSIVYDHVSFAYRPGEPVLQDVSFTVPKGSVVALVGPSGAGKSTVIDLLGRFYEVGEGRIRIDGTDLRDFTVRSLRRQLGIVSQETVLFHDTVRANIAYGLENVDEAALEQAARAAHAHEFIQQLPDGYDTLVGERGTELSGGQRQRLSIARAILRDPPILIFDEATSALDTESERLVQAAIERLLAGRTVFVIAHRLSTIQKADRILVFEEGRLVESGPHQQLVEGGGLYSRLHALQAVGDYSA; via the coding sequence ATGAGCCTCTATCTCCGCATCCTCCGGTACCTGCGCCCGCATCTCGGGGTGTTTCTGGTAGCGGCCGTGGCGATGTTCATGTTCGCCGCGCTGGACGCGTTCTCGTTGGCGCTGCTGATCCCGTTCTTGCAGACGCTCTTCGGTGGAGGCGAGGTCGGAGGGGCTGCGGCGGGCGGGCGCTTGCAGGCGTTGCTGGACGCGACCGTCGGGCGGGTGGTGGATCTGCAGGGGGCTCCTCAGGACGCGATCCGTGGCATCATTCTGTTCATTCTGGTGGTCGTCACGCTCAAGAACGTCTTCGACTTCATCCAGAACGTCCTGGTGGCCCGCGTCGAGCAGGGCGTGACGCGCGACCTCAGGAACGACGTCTACGATCACCTGCTGGACCTGGACCTGGCATTCTTCGGACGCACGCGGACCGGGCAGATCATCTCCCGCCTGACCAACGATGTGGAACAGCTGCGCACGCTGGTCACGCGGGAGTTGGCCAAGAGCCTCTCCTCGGTCTTCGAGTTCACGGCGGCGATGGTGCTGATGCTGGGCCTGTCCGTAAAGCTCACGCTGGCCGCCTTCGTGGTGGTTCCCGGTGCCATGGGCATCTGGGGCCCCTTGGTGAAGAAGCTACGGCGCGGTGATCGGCGCGTACTGGATCTCGCCGGGCAGGTGAGCGCCCACGTGCAGGAGACGCTCTCCGGCATCCGTCTGGTGAAGACGTCCTCGGCCGAGGTGCACGAGCGGGCCCGCTTCCGCACCCTGACCGGCGACTATTTCCGCACGTTCCTTCGCACCCAGAAGTGGCGGGCGCTGGCTGGGCCCATCACCGAGCTGTTCGCCGCGCTGGGCACGGCCGTGCTGCTGTGGTACGGGGCGCGGCTGGTGCTGGTGGACGGCGCCCTGTCCGGGGCCGAGTTCGTGGGGTTCCTCGTGCTCAGCATGAAGCTCTACTCGCCGGTGAAATACCTCTCGAAGCTGCCCGCCCTCATCCAACCCGGCCTGGTCGGCGCCGAGCGCGTCTTCGAGTTCATGGACGCCCCCATCGAGATCCGCGACCGCCCCGGAGCGCGCGCGCTCACCGGGTTTGAGGACTCGATCGTCTATGATCACGTGTCCTTCGCCTACCGACCGGGTGAGCCCGTCCTGCAAGACGTTTCCTTCACGGTGCCCAAGGGCAGCGTGGTGGCCCTGGTGGGACCCAGCGGTGCGGGGAAGAGCACGGTCATCGACCTGCTGGGCCGCTTCTACGAGGTGGGCGAGGGTCGGATCCGCATCGATGGCACCGACCTTCGTGACTTCACCGTGCGCAGCCTCCGGCGGCAGCTGGGCATCGTATCGCAGGAGACGGTTCTGTTCCACGACACCGTACGCGCCAACATCGCCTACGGTCTGGAGAACGTGGACGAGGCCGCCCTCGAACAGGCCGCCCGGGCCGCCCACGCCCACGAGTTCATCCAGCAGCTTCCCGACGGCTATGACACGCTGGTGGGCGAGCGCGGGACGGAGCTCTCCGGTGGACAGCGTCAGCGGCTCTCCATCGCGCGCGCGATCCTGCGCGATCCGCCCATCCTGATCTTCGATGAGGCCACCAGTGCGTTGGACACGGAGTCGGAGCGGTTGGTGCAAGCCGCCATCGAGCGCCTGCTGGCGGGACGCACCGTGTTCGTGATCGCGCACCGGTTGTCCACCATCCAGAAAGCGGACCGCATCCTGGTCTTCGAGGAAGGCCGCTTGGTCGAGAGCGGCCCTCACCAGCAACTGGTGGAGGGGGGCGGCCTCTACAGCCGTCTCCACGCGCTGCAGGCCGTGGGGGACTACAGCGCTTGA
- a CDS encoding response regulator, which yields MPATGAKRILWVDDEIDFLKPHLLFLQQRGYHVDAIANGDDALALLEEYPYDLVLLDEQMPGRRGLEVLEMLRRRDPHARVVMISKSEEDRTMTEAIGRRVDDYLVKPTSPRQVLSVVTRILEGSSIQQQRVAQDFAARFQRLSRKKAEADDAETFREVYAELVDWHIRLEDAGELGLLESVQGLAEELRRDFGTWVVREYPRWMRAAREHRPRLSVDVVKEFLVPALGDDPVYFVVLDCMRLDQWKVIAPVLSQFFDLEEQFQFSILPTATPYARNAIFSGLFPDAIARANPGWWDMSDDEGSLNAFEDRLLGEQLERLTGRRVPVHYEKVFGDRGSDQVRARIRSALGNGGVIALVFNFVDLMTHGRSESPILMEVARDAAALRGLTRSWFERSALLQVLKEAAEEGMRVIFTTDHGSLHCMRPATVFARKDATANLRYKFGSDIRAEDPKAVLTCKNLTELRLPPGRPGMNCLIALDDHFFVYPTKLREYQARYRGSFLHGGVSPEEMIVPVARLTPRGR from the coding sequence ATGCCCGCGACCGGCGCCAAGCGCATCCTCTGGGTCGACGACGAGATCGACTTCCTGAAGCCCCATCTGCTGTTCCTGCAGCAGCGGGGCTACCACGTCGATGCCATCGCCAACGGCGACGACGCCCTGGCCCTGCTCGAGGAGTACCCCTACGACCTGGTGCTCCTGGACGAGCAGATGCCGGGCCGACGCGGACTCGAGGTCCTGGAGATGCTGCGGCGCCGCGATCCTCACGCCCGCGTGGTCATGATCTCCAAGTCCGAAGAGGATCGGACCATGACGGAGGCCATCGGCCGGCGCGTGGACGACTACCTGGTCAAGCCCACCAGCCCCCGCCAGGTGCTTTCGGTGGTCACTCGGATCCTGGAAGGCTCCTCCATCCAACAGCAGCGGGTGGCCCAGGATTTCGCGGCTCGCTTCCAACGGCTCTCCCGCAAAAAGGCGGAGGCCGACGACGCCGAAACCTTCCGGGAGGTCTACGCCGAGCTGGTCGACTGGCACATCCGCTTGGAGGATGCGGGCGAGCTGGGTCTGCTGGAGAGCGTTCAGGGGTTGGCCGAGGAGCTGAGGCGCGACTTCGGGACCTGGGTGGTGCGGGAGTACCCGCGCTGGATGCGGGCGGCCCGCGAGCATCGGCCGCGCCTCTCCGTCGATGTGGTCAAGGAGTTCCTGGTGCCGGCGCTGGGCGACGACCCGGTCTACTTCGTGGTGCTGGACTGCATGCGCCTGGACCAGTGGAAGGTCATCGCGCCCGTGCTGTCGCAGTTCTTCGACCTGGAGGAGCAGTTCCAGTTCTCCATCCTGCCTACGGCGACCCCCTACGCACGCAACGCCATCTTCAGTGGGTTGTTTCCGGATGCCATCGCACGGGCCAATCCCGGTTGGTGGGACATGTCCGACGATGAAGGCAGTCTCAATGCCTTCGAAGACCGACTGCTGGGAGAGCAGCTGGAGCGGCTCACCGGACGCAGGGTGCCCGTCCACTACGAAAAGGTGTTCGGCGACCGGGGCAGCGATCAGGTGCGGGCCCGTATCCGCTCGGCCCTGGGCAACGGAGGGGTCATCGCGCTGGTCTTCAACTTCGTGGACCTCATGACCCACGGCCGTTCGGAGTCGCCCATCCTCATGGAGGTGGCCCGCGATGCGGCTGCGCTGCGCGGCCTCACCCGCTCATGGTTCGAGCGTTCCGCCCTTCTGCAGGTGTTGAAGGAGGCTGCCGAGGAGGGCATGCGAGTGATCTTCACGACGGATCACGGCTCCCTCCACTGCATGCGGCCGGCCACGGTGTTTGCCCGCAAGGACGCCACCGCCAACCTTCGCTACAAGTTCGGGAGTGACATCCGGGCCGAGGATCCCAAGGCCGTGCTCACCTGCAAGAACCTGACGGAGCTGCGACTACCTCCCGGCCGCCCGGGTATGAACTGTCTCATCGCCCTGGACGACCACTTCTTCGTGTATCCCACCAAGCTGAGGGAATACCAGGCCCGCTACCGTGGCTCCTTCCTGCACGGGGGTGTGTCGCCCGAAGAGATGATCGTGCCCGTGGCACGTCTGACCCCACGCGGCCGCTGA
- a CDS encoding TonB-dependent receptor yields the protein MARPAGPRARTPRHEPWDLAGRRCTPGGPARATAWALALAVLAPGGLAGQYLQGVTLYTTWDSPISFATIELMDVNQVVVALATTGVDGRFAVPVPEEGIFYVRVSHLSAETYVDGPVELSPTRNTLITFHLDPKPVLLDSLAVAVERTSIALTRVGFYERQKLWPGTFLDERTIAERSPISASDLLRVIPGVQVMESGTGLPFRAVITRYALRNTLQNRPPCFPRIYVDDVLIEQGGSEPPSQDFDRIVPVSQLSGLEVYDSPADVPPQYGQGRCGVILMWTKR from the coding sequence ATGGCGCGACCCGCGGGCCCCCGGGCTCGAACCCCTCGCCACGAACCCTGGGACCTTGCCGGGCGCAGATGCACGCCGGGCGGCCCGGCCCGTGCCACTGCGTGGGCCCTGGCGCTGGCGGTCCTGGCGCCCGGCGGGCTGGCCGGCCAGTACCTCCAGGGGGTGACGCTCTACACCACCTGGGACAGTCCCATTTCCTTCGCCACCATCGAGCTGATGGACGTCAACCAGGTCGTGGTCGCACTGGCCACCACCGGCGTCGACGGCCGCTTCGCCGTTCCGGTCCCCGAGGAGGGGATCTTCTATGTGCGCGTCAGCCACCTGTCCGCCGAGACCTACGTGGACGGTCCCGTCGAACTCAGTCCGACACGCAACACGCTCATCACCTTCCACCTCGACCCCAAGCCCGTGCTGCTGGATTCCCTGGCGGTCGCGGTGGAACGCACGTCGATCGCGTTGACTCGCGTGGGCTTCTACGAGCGCCAGAAGCTGTGGCCCGGCACCTTCCTTGACGAACGCACCATCGCCGAGCGGTCGCCCATCAGCGCCTCCGACCTGCTGCGGGTGATTCCCGGCGTGCAGGTCATGGAGAGCGGCACCGGGCTCCCCTTCCGCGCTGTGATCACGCGCTACGCCCTGCGCAACACCCTACAGAACCGCCCGCCCTGCTTTCCGCGCATCTATGTCGACGACGTGCTCATCGAACAGGGTGGTTCGGAGCCCCCGTCGCAGGACTTCGATCGCATCGTGCCTGTTTCTCAGCTCAGCGGCCTGGAGGTCTACGACAGCCCGGCGGACGTCCCGCCCCAGTACGGCCAGGGCCGTTGTGGCGTCATCCTGATGTGGACCAAGCGCTGA